Sequence from the Phragmites australis chromosome 11, lpPhrAust1.1, whole genome shotgun sequence genome:
CGGTATGGCTGGAGGAGGTCTGACACCTCTAAAAACGATGTCATCTAGCTAATGAAGTACTAATCAGCATGTGTTAACTACAGTTTAGTCTAATTTCTAATTTAATTAGTCTCTTTTATATTTAATTGGTTTTTTTCATATCTAATTCTTGAGTTCGCCCCTGATGGCCACCGCCACGCTACGCTGTCAGCCGCCGGCTGGGTCCAACCCCTTGCTCCCTGCCTGCCTTAGACCAGCCTGTACGCCTCGCATGTACGCGACGCTGTCGACGCAATTATGCGAGACGTTCTTTTCTACCTCTCCGAAAAAGGAATATTCGTTTTGGAAAACAATCATGCAAGACATTTCACTGTACGAGCAATTAATACGGGGCGCTTCAATTTCTCCTATGAGATGGGGCACTGCTCCAGTGTAAACATTTCGAGCTTTGGAAAGCTGCGTCAGGTCGGATAGATAagattgatctttttttttcaagcttTCTAAATTTTAGGTGTCTGAAATATATAAGTGATGATCAGACGTGTACGCTATGTCGACAAGGTTTAAGGTTAGAGGAGGGGATTTTTTAAGTCACTAGTGTGCTTCTCGGGTTTAAAAGTTGTCCGATAAAACTAGTCAGTTCAACAGAGGAGGGGGGCGTGAGGCAGTGGAGATACCATCGGCTGCGAGCGGTGAAAGATAACCGATGGGCTAGTGCTAAAAAAAGAGGGGTAAAGACGTTGAGTTAAAGCGGTGGTGAGCAGCGATGGATCTAGCAGCAGGAACGTGGCCAAAGACGGGTGTAGGTGGGAGGCACGGGGAGGTAAACATCGGAGATGAATgttgaagaaagaagattcaCTGTTGAATTCAATTTCAACGGTACAAAGACGTCgactaaaaaattcaaaaacatgcACATCCGCCTTTTTCTGCGAGTGGGTTCATCCTTAATCCAGTTCACTAATCATTTATTTTCGCCAtcccaaataaaaataaatgattttcatAAATTAAAATGGATCTCCCACCGACCGATCCATATCGCACTTTCAGAGACAACACTGCACGCTTGGAGTGGAGGGCAGTTTGGTCATTTCAGTGCAGTGTAATGCACGCCGCCCTCGCATATGTACGGACGTACCGATGTACTACCACACGAACACGAGGTGGCTAAGCTACAAGCTACCCGTCCATCTCACGCCGTCACGCGGGTCGCGACACGGCCTTCGCTTCCCACAGGCTCATGTTGTCCTCCTCTGCTGCGGCGGCATCCACGGACAGCTCATCGGCGCGGCTGCACCTGCACCGCCATGTCGAATGATCTCTCcacgcgctcgtcgccttcctcgtcCTCGGCATCCCCTTACGATGACGCGCGGAGGAGGGACCAAGAAGCGACGGCGACCCAAGCCAGCGGCGTCCACGGCAAGAGCCGGCGCCggagggggcgggggcggcgcgCGCCGTGGAGCCTCGGACTGGGCGCGACGTGGGCGCTGGACCCGCGGGCGAGGTGGGTCCGGGAGTGGAACCGCGCCTACCTCCTTGCCTGCGCGGCGGGCCTCATGGTGGACCCGCTCTTCCTGTACGCCGTGTCCGTGAGCGGACCGCTCATGTGCGTCTTCCTCGACGCCTGGCTGGCCGCCGCGGTCACCGCGCTGCGCTGCGCGGTGGACGCCATGCACGCGTGGAACTTCGCCACGCAGCTCCGCTGCGCGGCACGCTCCGCAGCGCGGAATAAGCGCGGGGACGTCGCGGACGACGAGGAGCAGCAGGCggccgcggaggaggagggcgccGAGCCCGCCGCACGCAAGCTCCCGGTGGACGGGAGGTCCAGGAAAGGGATGGTAGTGGACTTCTTCGTCATCCTCCCCGTGATGCAGGTGCGTTACTAGTTTATACTCATTAGATAGTCGTCACTCTTCTTACTTGTttgaaccttttttttctttctctgggATTTACTTGTTTAAACCTTGTTCTACTAATCATGTCTATAACCATCTGCTTTAAGGAGTGTACCCATTAATTCTATACACGTATTGGCGTTGCCATCATGCCATGGCACCACAACTTCAACATAAATTCTCTATACGTATTTGTTGTGTGATCAGATCATATATAAGGCATGAACTCTGCTCGATGATCTACTTTTTGCTTAGTTACGTGATTAGGTTCATTCTGTTGATGCAAAATTGCATGATTTCTCTCTTTAATGTTCAACTATCGTTGTTTTTAAGTGTGAGTGATTGTTGCTCACTGACTTTGTTGGTtcacataaatatatatatgatgaattGGGTCCTAGCTGGAAGTTATCGTTTTTCTCCTCTCAATAATACGGCATGTGATGGATTTATATTTTTACAGAGTGTTTAGTTCGTTGCCATGACTAGTTGCAGGATTCGTCAGTTTTTGGTCACCTAGTACTAGTTTCActgataataaaaaaatagacccggggggggggggggcacttgGTTAACATATAATATTGTTCGTTAGTTCGACTTCAGATGTCACAAGATaaaaaaatggtaaaaaaaacaCTAGCTAGGAGTACCTTAATTCTAGCCAGTGAGATTTGAACCATAACCTTTTTTAACGGTACAACGACATGAGTGATAACATTGGTGCCGATTGGACCAGCAATCAGTTGGCAAATTAATAATGTAGTCTTGCAGTGGCGTACGTCCTAATCAAATCGCGAAAACTGCgcgtagaaaaaaaaaaactcagtagGATCATCACGCCACCAAAACAGCTAATTCCTTTTGTGTTGCTCGTCGCATCGATCGTGCCGTGCGCTAATTGGACGATGTATATGCCGCAGGTGGCGGTGTgggtggcggcgccggcgatGATCCGCGCGGGGTCGACGACGTCGGTGATGACGGTGCTGCTGGTGGCGTTCCTGCTCGAGTACCTGCCCAAGATCTACCACGCGGCGCGCTTCCTCCGCCGGATGCAGGGCCAGTCCGGCTACGTCTTCGGCACCATCTGGTGGGGCATCGTGCTCAACCTCATGGCCTACTTCGTCGCCGCCCATGTGAGACGTCATTATTGTCATCGTCCTCGTCGCACCACCACTGCTCGCGTCAGCTCCATGCATGATTCTCCCCTCTCTGTGCACCACACATGCAGCAGCTAGCATTGGATGCCATTGCCTAATGAACATGCTAGTATTGATCTGTTCTTTTGATCTGCAGGCTGTGGGCGCGTGCTGGTACCTGCTCGGCGTCCAGAGGGCCACCAAGTGCCTCAAAGAGCAGTGCCACCAGCTGCCCGGGTGCGCGTCCAGTGCGGTGGCCTGCGCCGCCCCGTTGTACTACGGTGGCGCTGCCGCGGCGCCCGTCGGTGGCGACAGGCTCGTCTGGTCCCAGAACGCGCAGGCCAGGGGCGTGTGCCTCTCCAGCGGCGACAACTACCAGTACGGGGCGTACAAGTGGACCGTCATGCTCGTGGGCAACCCGAGCCGGCTGGAGCGGATGCTGCTCCCCATCTTCTGGGGCCTCATGACGCTCAGCACTTTCGGGAATCTGGAGAGCACGACGGAGTGGCTGGAGATCGTGTTCAACATCATCACCATCACGGGCGGGCTGATCCTCGTCACGATGCTCATCGGCAACATCAAGGTGTTTTGGAACGCGACGACGTCCAAGAAGCAGGCGATGCACACGCGGCTGCGGAGCGTGGAGTGGTGGATGAAGCGCAAGAACCTGCCGCAGAGCTTCCGGCACCGGGTGCGGCAGTTCGAGCGGCAGCGGTGGGCGGCCACGCGCGGCGTCGACGAGACCCAGATCGTGCGCGACCTCCCCGAGGGCCTCCGCCGGGACATCAAGTACCACCTCTGCCTCGACCTCGTCCGCCAGGTGCCGCTCTTCCAGCACATGGACGACCTCGTCCTCGAGAACATCTGCGACAGGGTCAAGTCGCTCATCTTCCCTAAGGGAGAAACCGTAAGTTGCAGAATGAACTCGTCGCAAACGCATTGCAAGACTGCAATGCCGATCGATCTGAAGATGTTCTTGTGACGTTTGTTCAGATCGTGAGGGAGGGGGACCCGGTGCAGAGGATGCTGTTCATCGTGCGGGGGCACCTGCAGTGCAGCCAGGTGTTGCGGAACGGCGCGACGAGCTGTTGCATGCTGGGTCCGGGCAACTTCAGCGGCGACGAGCTGCTGTCGTGGTGCCTGCGCAGGCCGTTCCATGAGCGGCTGCCGGCGTCGTCTGCGACGCTGGTGACGCTGGAGAGCACGGAGGCATTCGGGCTGGACGCGGGCGACCTCAAGTACGTGACACAGCACTTCCGGTACACGTTCACCAACGACAAGGTGCGCCGCAGCGCGCGCTACTACTCGCCCGGGTGGCGCACCTGGGCGGCCGTCGCGGTGCAGCTCGCGTGGCGCCGGTACAAGCACCGCAAGACGCTCGCGTCGCTCTCCTTCATCCGTCCGCGACGGCCGCTGTCACGGTGCTCGTCTCTCGGGGAGGAGAAGCTCCGGCTGTACACCGCCATCCTCACCTCGCCCAAGCCCAACCAGGACGACGACTTCTAAGCCTTTCGAGGTCGTCTTGTGATCTCGTCCATGCAGATTGAACGAAATGGATACCCTGCTCCTGCACGAGACACATCGCAGGTTGCACATTATTTACTTACTTAGTTAAGTACTCGtgtattataataaaaaatataaatattaaatatgatgACATCAATTACAAATTCAAGATACGTAGATATGGATGCGTAATACGAGCGTCACTGAACGAATACGTCAGCAGCGATACCGTAGATTAATTTAATATGAGATCTAAAAAATTAGGAAGAGGTTATCTACTATTTTTcctcctaatttttttatttattttaattaataaaatatgtcttataTCTGTAGCCAGTAAGAGACGGGAATGCTAGAGAAATAAGGTGAATAATTAAAGTGAgtaatttatttgaattttaaaggtATTTATTAAATAGGAGTAGAGTACGAAGAAGAGATGATGTAAAAATAAATTGTGTTTTATATAATATAGATTTTTGCCGTGTGCCATATGATTGGAAGGGTCCAAGGAAGCTCTAAAAGCGTAAAAGGTCTCAGATTTTTTCTTCCAATCCTATGGTTTCCTTGCAGCGCCAAAAATTAGTAATGTTGAACGTATTCACGCGAGCATAATTGCCCTAAAATCCTTTCTTGTAAGAACCAGAAGCTTATCAACTTGCCAAATGATTCCACAATCCGATCATAGTATATTAAGCATATACTCAAGAAGAACCTTCGAATCATATAACACATGGCAAAGATCTCGACTCCCGGCTCCCGTCGTCCACCCGCCAGCGGACACCAGCGCTCGCTACTGCTCGCCCCACGCCCACCCACCTCCCGAGTCCCAACTGCTACCAATCGCCCCGTGTCCGCTCACGCCCACCCatctctcggccgccgcccgcCCCCCATGCCCACCGTTGGCCGCCCCGCGTCCGCCGCTGCTCGCCTCCGGCCATCACGCCTCCGCCCGTGCCGCCGCGCGACGCGCCCGCCTTGGGCACCCTGCCACCACCACACCCGCGGGTCCCTACCGGATTCAGAGTTGAAGACAATTTTCCACCCGTCAGACAACTCAGGTCCGAATCGAATTTTCCGAATCGAATTTCGAATATGTTATTACTATATCCGGTCTAGATCTAAGCCGTTGCCCGCCTAAATAAGTGTGCAAAGAATACGGAGTTGCATTTACGCATCCATATCCACTTTAAATCCTCTCCTCCAACACAGCAGGACGCTCCAGTGCTCCACACCTATCGCTTTCCCCTCCACCcacctgagagagagagagagagtcccAGACACCGCAAAGCCCCCACTCTGAATCCCACCCGAATCGCCTGCTCTGCCCGCCGCAGACGCCGGCGACCCCGTCTCCGGTAATCCCCGCCTCCTTCCCTGTCTCCGCTTCGGTAgcctctcccctctcccctccGGTTCCTCGCGAATCCGCCCGGATGATGCTTCAGGTGGCCGTCGTGGGAAGTTTCTATTTCGGGTGCTAGGATTGGTTAAGGTAGGGTTAGGGTTGCTCGTGCCCGACAAGTGGTTGGTTGGCTGGCTTCTGCGTGCTGGGACGAGAAAAATGATTTTATGCTGTCAGTGCAGAGCTTGGTAGTGGACTGGTGTGATTCTGTTACTTAAgtattagaaaaagaaaatcccaCGAGTGTCCATATCCAGATTAGTTCGCTGTGATAGCTTGAAAGTGCTGTTCTGACATCGCACATAGTGGTGGACTGCTGTCACCATTTCCAGATTAGATCACTGCCATAGTTGAAGGGCAATTTTAGATGGATCATTTTGCCACCGCACTCAGATGGATGCACTTACACAAACATAAATTCTTGATTTGTTTGTATTTGTTGGTACTGGCAGGTGCGCATAAAGAAAAAGGGAAGTGGAGATGTAGCTCCAAACTGCGAATTTGACTAGTCCTAATCTGTTTTTCATTTAGTTATCGCCAGATGATGTTGTCTTGGATTGAGGGTTCAGGGTACAGTGGTAGACTCTAGTGCATTTTTGACATCTTTTGCATAATGCATGTCTCAACAGTCAGACTTTCAATATACCTGTTTTCAATAGCTCTCCCTAATTCCCTATCAGAAATTATAGATTTGAACCAGCAAGCACAAGAGAGCTTATTTTTTCTGAGTTGTGATAATACTGGCATACTTACAAAAAATCTGCAATTACCCTCTGCAGTTCTTACTACTCCTATCATGTGCGGAGTTCAGATGGTTCCATTGATGCTTGGGATGTGAATTTCGTAGAGGGACAAGCATTAACATTTAGCCATAAAAAATGGACGGTTCAAGTTCAACTGCATCCCAAGGACATCATGCAAATGGAAAGCAGAATCAAGCGCAAACCATTGATCCTCCTGGTCCTTCCATCgtgaaaaatggaccaaaacACCGCTCATTGACTCCAATGAGATGTTTCCGTGGAGTATTGTGTTTGGTGATTATGCTATTAACCGCATTTATGATGATGGTTTATCTATCCCCTATAACTACTTTCCTTGTACGGTtgttcagtgtgcattacagCAGAAAGTCAACATGTTTTCTGTTTGGGATGTGGTTAGCCATGTGGCCTTTTTGGTTCGAGAAGATTAACAGGACCAGGTTTATTTTTTCTGGTGAAAGTGTGCCCCCAAAAGAGCGTGTGCTGTTATTTGCTAACCACAGGACTGAGGTTGACTGGATGTACTTATGGGATTTTGCACTTAGGAAAGGCCGTTTGCAGTGTATCAAGTATATCCTTAAGAAAAGCCTGATGAAGTTACCTGTTTTTAGTTGGGCGTTTCACATTATTGAGTTCATCCCAGTAGAGAGGAAGTGGGAGATTGATGAAGCAATAATCCGAAGCAGGCTTTCAGAATTGAAGAACCCCAAAGATCCCCTTTGGTTGGCAGTTTTCCCTGAAGGCACTGATTATACGTAAGATCTCTTCCCATTCAGTTTGTTGCCACATGTTTGTCTAAATCACAGGCAATGATTTGTGTTTGCATTTCAGAATTCTTGAAGAATATGTTGAATCATTCACCTTCCATAATTTAGATTTTTTGGGTAATTCAAGCGGTCCAGACTCCAGAGTTCTACTTTCTTAGTAAATATTTTATGTATGGTAGATACATGCTATTTGTTGTTGCATGGACCACAACATTCTGCTTCAGTGagaactttttttttagatttgcaTTAGTGAGAACTTACTGTGCTTCACACCTGCCTTTTTATCGCCGTGGATGCTAACTAGTGCTAATATTAATATCTCAGTGAGAAGAAATGTATCAGAAGTCAAGAGTATGCAGCAGAGCATGGTTTGCCTATTCTGAAAAATGTACTGCTTCCCAAGACAAAGGGTTTCAATTGCTGTCTGCAAGAGCTGAGGAGTTCCATATATGCTGGTAATTGTTCATACTGTCCTTTGGAAAATTTCACTTTTATTGTAGCATTTGCAAACTATTTGGGCAGCCATGTCCTGGATGTTAACATCTGTGCACTCATCAGAAGTTGACACCTTACACTGCACTTTTCTGGCCAGTTCAAACCAGTACATGGTTGTTGTCAAATAACAATCCAAGTACATTACCAGTCCTGCACTATCCTGGAAAATTTACTGTAGTAGATGAAGCGAAAACCCCATGCAATTGACTATTACTGAAGGCCTCAAACATAAGCTGATAAGTTCTATACCATTGAAAAACGTTTAT
This genomic interval carries:
- the LOC133885764 gene encoding cyclic nucleotide-gated ion channel 4-like, with product MSNDLSTRSSPSSSSASPYDDARRRDQEATATQASGVHGKSRRRRGRGRRAPWSLGLGATWALDPRARWVREWNRAYLLACAAGLMVDPLFLYAVSVSGPLMCVFLDAWLAAAVTALRCAVDAMHAWNFATQLRCAARSAARNKRGDVADDEEQQAAAEEEGAEPAARKLPVDGRSRKGMVVDFFVILPVMQVAVWVAAPAMIRAGSTTSVMTVLLVAFLLEYLPKIYHAARFLRRMQGQSGYVFGTIWWGIVLNLMAYFVAAHAVGACWYLLGVQRATKCLKEQCHQLPGCASSAVACAAPLYYGGAAAAPVGGDRLVWSQNAQARGVCLSSGDNYQYGAYKWTVMLVGNPSRLERMLLPIFWGLMTLSTFGNLESTTEWLEIVFNIITITGGLILVTMLIGNIKVFWNATTSKKQAMHTRLRSVEWWMKRKNLPQSFRHRVRQFERQRWAATRGVDETQIVRDLPEGLRRDIKYHLCLDLVRQVPLFQHMDDLVLENICDRVKSLIFPKGETIVREGDPVQRMLFIVRGHLQCSQVLRNGATSCCMLGPGNFSGDELLSWCLRRPFHERLPASSATLVTLESTEAFGLDAGDLKYVTQHFRYTFTNDKVRRSARYYSPGWRTWAAVAVQLAWRRYKHRKTLASLSFIRPRRPLSRCSSLGEEKLRLYTAILTSPKPNQDDDF
- the LOC133885600 gene encoding probable 1-acyl-sn-glycerol-3-phosphate acyltransferase 5 → MDGSSSTASQGHHANGKQNQAQTIDPPGPSIVKNGPKHRSLTPMRCFRGVLCLVIMLLTAFMMMVYLSPITTFLVRLFSVHYSRKSTCFLFGMWLAMWPFWFEKINRTRFIFSGESVPPKERVLLFANHRTEVDWMYLWDFALRKGRLQCIKYILKKSLMKLPVFSWAFHIIEFIPVERKWEIDEAIIRSRLSELKNPKDPLWLAVFPEGTDYTEKKCIRSQEYAAEHGLPILKNVLLPKTKGFNCCLQELRSSIYAVYDITIAYKHRLPTFLDNVYGIDPFEVHIHIESIQVSDIPASEDEVADWLIERFRLKDKLLSDFSTLGHFPNEGTEGDLSTLKCFANFAAVVSVTSILMYLTLFSSVWFKIFLAFSCAFLTFATYYSIHLPQLIGSPEARIDAKQA